The following coding sequences are from one Carassius auratus strain Wakin chromosome 15, ASM336829v1, whole genome shotgun sequence window:
- the aldh3a1 gene encoding fatty aldehyde dehydrogenase, with amino-acid sequence MEKQVADGLREVFQSGRSRPLQYRKQQLRALLRLITERQEDIEQALKQDLNRNTYNTSLFELISIENDIKLAESELGDWAAPRPVKKNLNSALDDVYIKPEPLGVVLIIGTWNYPWAMILQPLVGAIAAGNAAVLKPSELSEHSARLMKELLPLYLDKEMYQVVTGGVAETQELLKQRFDHIFYTGSSTVGKLVMEAAAHHLTPVTLELGGKSPCYIDKNCDIAVACRRITWGKFANCGQTCIAPDYILCEPSIQDRIVEEIQKTLLEFYQKDPKSSPDYCRIINTRHFDRVLALMNECTIALGGESDRSQCFIAPTVLKDVLPHFKIMQEEIFGPLLPIVTVNGLNEAIHFINAREKPLALYVFSSDKTVIKRMLTETSSGGVTVNDVLMHYTVDSLPFGGVGNSGMGRYHGRHTFDQLSHHRACLIKSFAMEGLNDARYPPLTAARLRKAKFFMQHRMCSCSGICVWAIIATLLAIGLLVALIVVLTVLI; translated from the exons ATGGAGAAGCAGGTTGCGGATGGGTTGAGGGAAGTCTTCCAGTCAGGCAGGTCCAGACCCCTGCAGTACAGAAAACAGCAGCTCAGAGCCCTGCTCCGCCTCAtcactgaacgccaagaagacaTCGAGCAAGCTCTAAAACAAGACCTCAACAGG AATACATACAACACTTCACTCTTTGAGCTGATCAGCATCGAGAATGACATCAAGTTGGCGGAAAGCGAGTTGGGAGACTGGGCAGCTCCTCGGCCTGTGAAGAAGAATCTCAACAGCGCACTGGATGATGTTTACATAAAGCCTGAACCTTTGGGGGTTGTGCTGATAATTGGAACCTGGAACTACCCATGGGCCATGATCCTGCAGCCCCTGGTTGGAGCTATTGCAGCTG GCAACGCAGCTGTGTTGAAACCATCAGAGCTGAGTGAGCACTCTGCTAGACTTATGAAAGAACTGCTTCCTCTTTATCTGGATAAG GAGATGTATCAAGTGGTGACAGGAGGGGTTGCAGAGACCCAGGAGCTGCTGAAGCAGCGTTTCGACCACATCTTCTACACCGGGAGCAGCACGGTGGGGAAACTGGTGATGGAAGCTGCAGCTCATCATCTCACACCAGTGACTTTAGAACTGGGAGGAAAAAGCCCCTGTTATATTGACAAGAACTGTGACATTGCTGTGGCATGCCG GCGAATAACCTGGGGGAAGTTTGCAAATTGTGGCCAGACATGCATTGCTCCTGACTACATTCTGTGTGAGCCAAGCATCCAGGACAGAATAGTTGAAGAGATTCAAAAAACACTACTG GAGTTCTACCAAAAGGACCCTAAAAGCTCTCCAGATTATTGCCGAATCATTAATACACGTCACTTTGACAGAGTATTGGCTCTAATGAATGAATGCACCATTGCTCTTGGAGGAGAGAGTGATCGCTCACAATGTTTCATAG CTCCTACGGTTCTGAAGGATGTTTTACCCCATTTCAAAATCATGCAAGAAGAAATCTTTGGACCACTGCTGCCAATCGTCACTGTTAATGGCTTGAATGAGGCCATACATTTCATCAATGCAAGAGAAAAGCCATTGGCGCTCTATGTGTTTTCCTCTGATAAAACG gTGATTAAGCGAATGTTAACTGAAACCAGCAGTGGAGGAGTGACTGTTAATGATGTCTTGATGCATTACACTGTCGATAGCTTACCTTTTGGAGGTGTAG GAAACAGTGGAATGGGCAGATATCATGGGAGACACACGTTTGACCAGCTGAGTCACCATCGTGCCTGTCTCATCAAGTCTTTTGCTATGGAGGGTTTGAATGACGCTCGTTACCCTCCGCTAACAGCAGCCCGACTGCGCAAGGCCAAGTTTTTCATGCAGCATCGCATGTGCAGCTGTAGTGGGATATGTGTGTGGGCCATCATCGCAACCCTGTTAGCAATTGGTCTGCTTGTTGCCTTAATAGTTGTGCTCACTGTGCTGATataa